In a genomic window of Candidatus Leptovillus gracilis:
- a CDS encoding DUF805 domain-containing protein, which yields MRIQSNLVKKLRTAKNWSQEQLSEACGLSLRTIQRLENGGNGSLESARALAAAFEVDTSDLILIEKDEPITPLDAVNTGFLKFANFSDTATRFEYWWFFAFVLLVTAVATIVHEKVYQIVGVILLLPFIAAGARRLKDAGYSGWWQLFWLVPFGQIVVLYLLAQQSRIPTDQPTGW from the coding sequence ATGAGGATTCAATCAAACCTGGTCAAGAAGTTACGCACCGCGAAAAATTGGTCGCAAGAACAGCTTAGCGAGGCTTGTGGACTGAGCTTACGAACAATTCAACGTTTAGAAAATGGTGGCAATGGCTCCCTGGAATCCGCCCGGGCTTTGGCCGCTGCGTTTGAGGTTGACACCAGCGATCTGATTCTCATCGAAAAAGATGAACCGATAACGCCGCTGGATGCGGTGAACACCGGGTTTCTCAAGTTCGCTAATTTCTCTGATACGGCAACGCGCTTTGAGTATTGGTGGTTTTTTGCGTTTGTGCTGCTGGTAACGGCCGTTGCTACAATTGTTCATGAAAAGGTGTACCAAATTGTCGGTGTCATCCTTTTGCTGCCATTCATCGCTGCCGGCGCCAGACGGCTGAAGGATGCCGGATACAGCGGCTGGTGGCAGCTTTTCTGGTTAGTGCCATTTGGGCAGATTGTGGTCCTCTATTTGCTTGCCCAACAGAGCCGCATCCCCACAGACCAGCCGACAGGATGGTAA
- a CDS encoding DNA alkylation repair protein — protein sequence MSTYIEALQTLLAQHANPAEAVPMSKYMRDQFPYLGIKTPARRALLKEFVATYGLPQPTELEAILRELWALPEREYQYSAFAFLDRLIQKQPPEFVSVLEYLIVTKSWWDTVDSVAGGSVAIHFQRYPQVRETAVAAWRVSDNFWLRRTTLLFQLSYKTQTDADLLFSLIRENLDSDEFFIQKAIGWALREYSKTNAEAVVAFIAATPLAPLSAREGLKWLQNQGRL from the coding sequence ATGTCTACCTATATTGAAGCCCTGCAAACACTGCTGGCACAGCACGCCAACCCGGCCGAAGCTGTGCCCATGTCTAAATACATGCGTGACCAATTCCCCTATTTAGGCATCAAAACCCCGGCGCGCCGGGCGCTGCTGAAGGAATTCGTCGCCACCTATGGCCTGCCGCAGCCCACCGAACTTGAGGCGATCTTGCGCGAATTGTGGGCGCTGCCAGAGCGCGAATACCAATACAGCGCTTTCGCTTTTTTAGACCGGCTGATCCAGAAGCAGCCACCCGAATTTGTGTCGGTGCTGGAATATCTCATTGTGACAAAATCATGGTGGGACACGGTAGACAGCGTGGCGGGGGGCAGCGTGGCGATTCATTTTCAACGTTATCCACAGGTGCGGGAAACGGCCGTTGCCGCCTGGCGCGTCAGCGACAATTTCTGGCTGCGGCGCACCACCCTACTCTTCCAACTCTCCTACAAAACCCAAACCGACGCCGACTTGTTGTTCAGCCTGATTCGGGAAAACCTGGACTCGGATGAGTTTTTTATCCAGAAAGCAATTGGCTGGGCGCTGCGTGAATATTCTAAAACGAACGCCGAGGCGGTGGTTGCATTCATTGCCGCCACCCCACTGGCTCCGCTCAGCGCCCGCGAGGGGCTGAAATGGTTGCAGAACCAGGGACGCCTCTAA
- a CDS encoding IPT/TIG domain-containing protein — translation MSRHSPLNYLFRLFLILAAVIILSAGIGSLAYANEAALLQPDNNGTPFYSLNGVINPGATLSPTYFQSGGSRAANFALTISSGAVPVPFQVRDSANALIWADDVEPGETVWGTVVLTPGVNQFTLHNPGGQAANFSLNFYDLPAVPFTWQGKAAPTGVNSQAKLIFAHSGLYSFDFGVNANGRYEFALDNNYLQKTVVANSTAVFYVTAGVHTLTISQSAAGGSVDWSVAIAYTGQAADSLPYQKSSSAIVEEWLPVYLAAAAQTNLVLTATGAPGDSLQVAVNEVRSGGTAVSAAQTVQTGETTWMTLDLPAGLSLIHLTAVGGPVNYSLSLNALPTAAYTWSGQANASGAHSNTRVQFPTSGLYTFDFAVNGRYQFLLDVGSAPFIQKTVESGSDDVVYYVPAGTHALSLVQDTAVGADWSVSVSLLSAGANSLPYAKAGGHLGGAGNDFAAEWLPLALDAAATVNLSLSLSGAANDSLRLEVYQAGSATPSFVSPDFMGTEKGWMTFELSAGANRLRLISGSNNGPLAYTIQVTAVPQASATTWDGFSLAGTAHSVIMVNFPASGLYRFSLEAASGFANLVLDDALNLRGPQASSDTTYDMMVTAGWHEVVVLQDAAYPAADWTASIAATTAGESFFTFDGVLAPGESVTPLYTVPSGSLDFNFALAVSGADVDLALTNGSSSVVWDGRAFDGETVWGTGLLTGQNSIQLSNNDTTTATISLVFYYIPSAGYTWDGLAAAVGENSHIRLIFPQSGLYSFANGVDNGRYQFRLTTNHTNHIRKTAETDTNVTYYVPAGMHDLYLEQDSGLGANWDVVIGSVGASADSLPYARSGGALGGVGNDFSDEWLPIHLGQATAVNLSIAINGAAADALRVDVLNANGSLIDSVTVYGQETTWRTLDLSADARVYLRAAIGNSAAVNYSLSFRAIPQPNTSWSGVTAADGAASQVRVNFPNAGLYTFGLGQNSGRYQLLVNDEFIQKTVEDDTAVTYFVPAGVHNLVVDQDSAVGAAWNVVISGPTADNDALPYTKVGGQLGGDGNDFSQEWLPIHVGAEMLANVVITITGSAADAVSLQLWDAVTTTTTLPAIYGTETVWTAVTLPADARLRLVAAGGNAAAVSYQIAIQAIPQPAYAWSGVSLENGLHSNILVDLSLAGTYQLAVVMDEGFTNFDISPYPPTRIANSSSYTVTFSRPAGLYSFTSLQSAGYARTTWQASLSLLSAEAPTLTAVTPEESNVGQVTAVTLTGSNFMAGLTVDLVQGAATYALDNVLVISATQVLADVPGSVPEGIYTVRLTNPDTQTAVLTNGFTVYGAQPNVTGVSPNRVKINSLAVVTITGSNFLNGATVTLAAGSANYPLENVVWLTAGELTAVVPGSVPVGTYDVVVTNPNSQSGQLAGGLTVEAYTLHLPLIVK, via the coding sequence GTGAGCAGACATTCTCCACTGAATTATCTTTTTAGACTCTTCTTGATCCTCGCAGCCGTCATCATCCTTTCAGCCGGGATAGGCTCCCTGGCGTATGCCAACGAGGCGGCCTTGTTACAGCCAGACAACAACGGAACGCCCTTTTATTCCCTGAATGGCGTCATCAATCCTGGCGCGACCCTCTCGCCCACGTATTTTCAATCGGGCGGCAGCCGCGCCGCCAACTTTGCCCTGACCATCTCCTCCGGCGCTGTTCCAGTCCCGTTCCAGGTCCGCGACAGCGCCAACGCGCTTATCTGGGCCGATGACGTGGAACCCGGCGAGACGGTGTGGGGCACAGTGGTGCTGACGCCAGGGGTCAACCAGTTCACCTTGCACAATCCGGGCGGGCAGGCGGCCAATTTCAGTCTGAACTTTTATGATTTGCCCGCCGTACCCTTTACCTGGCAGGGCAAGGCGGCGCCGACCGGCGTCAACAGCCAGGCCAAACTCATTTTCGCGCACAGTGGGCTGTACAGCTTCGATTTTGGCGTAAACGCCAACGGCCGTTATGAGTTTGCCCTGGATAACAACTACCTACAAAAAACTGTCGTCGCCAACAGCACGGCCGTCTTCTACGTAACCGCTGGGGTCCACACGCTGACCATCAGCCAAAGCGCGGCTGGCGGCTCGGTAGACTGGAGCGTGGCTATCGCCTACACCGGCCAGGCGGCCGACAGTCTGCCCTACCAGAAGAGCAGCAGCGCCATCGTCGAAGAATGGCTGCCTGTGTACCTGGCCGCCGCGGCGCAGACCAATCTGGTCCTTACCGCCACCGGCGCGCCGGGCGACAGCTTGCAAGTGGCGGTGAATGAGGTGCGGTCGGGTGGAACGGCCGTCAGCGCCGCCCAAACCGTACAGACCGGCGAAACCACCTGGATGACCTTGGATCTACCGGCCGGGCTGAGCCTGATTCACCTGACGGCCGTTGGCGGACCGGTCAATTATTCCCTCAGCCTGAATGCCCTACCCACAGCGGCCTATACCTGGTCTGGGCAAGCCAACGCCAGCGGCGCGCACAGCAACACCCGCGTGCAGTTCCCCACGTCCGGCCTGTATACCTTCGACTTCGCCGTCAACGGCCGTTACCAATTCCTGCTAGACGTGGGCAGCGCTCCCTTCATCCAAAAAACCGTAGAGAGCGGCAGCGACGACGTGGTATATTACGTGCCTGCCGGGACCCACGCCTTAAGCCTGGTGCAGGATACGGCCGTTGGCGCAGATTGGAGCGTCAGCGTCAGCTTGCTGAGCGCTGGGGCCAACAGCCTGCCCTATGCCAAAGCAGGCGGACACCTGGGCGGTGCGGGCAACGATTTCGCCGCGGAATGGCTGCCGCTGGCTTTGGATGCCGCCGCCACCGTCAACCTGAGCCTGAGCCTGAGCGGCGCAGCCAACGACAGCCTGCGCCTGGAGGTGTACCAGGCGGGCAGCGCCACGCCATCTTTTGTCTCGCCAGATTTTATGGGCACGGAAAAAGGATGGATGACTTTTGAGTTGAGCGCCGGAGCCAACCGACTGCGCCTGATCAGCGGCAGCAACAATGGGCCGCTGGCCTATACCATCCAGGTAACGGCCGTGCCCCAGGCCAGCGCGACCACCTGGGATGGCTTCTCGCTGGCCGGCACGGCCCATTCGGTCATCATGGTCAACTTCCCCGCCAGCGGCCTCTATCGCTTTAGTCTGGAGGCGGCCAGCGGTTTTGCCAATCTGGTGCTGGACGACGCCCTGAACCTGCGTGGTCCGCAGGCCAGTTCCGATACAACCTACGACATGATGGTGACAGCCGGCTGGCACGAGGTGGTCGTCTTGCAAGACGCGGCCTATCCGGCGGCCGATTGGACGGCGAGCATCGCCGCGACCACCGCCGGAGAGAGCTTTTTCACCTTTGACGGCGTTTTGGCTCCCGGTGAATCGGTGACGCCGCTGTATACCGTGCCCAGCGGCAGCCTGGACTTCAATTTTGCCCTGGCAGTTTCCGGCGCGGATGTAGACCTGGCGCTGACCAACGGCAGCAGCAGCGTCGTCTGGGACGGCCGTGCCTTCGATGGCGAAACGGTCTGGGGGACCGGCCTGCTGACCGGCCAAAACAGCATCCAGTTGAGCAACAACGACACAACCACCGCCACCATTTCCCTGGTCTTCTATTACATCCCCAGCGCCGGATACACCTGGGATGGTCTGGCGGCGGCGGTGGGCGAAAACAGCCACATTCGGCTCATCTTCCCGCAGAGCGGCCTGTACAGTTTTGCCAACGGGGTGGATAACGGCCGTTACCAATTCCGCCTCACCACCAATCACACCAACCACATCCGCAAAACGGCCGAAACCGACACCAACGTCACCTACTACGTGCCGGCCGGGATGCACGACCTGTACCTGGAGCAAGATTCTGGTCTGGGCGCTAATTGGGATGTGGTGATTGGCAGTGTGGGAGCCAGCGCCGACAGCCTGCCCTATGCCCGCAGCGGCGGCGCGTTGGGCGGCGTGGGCAATGATTTCAGCGACGAATGGCTGCCGATTCACCTGGGGCAGGCAACGGCCGTCAACCTGTCCATCGCCATCAACGGCGCGGCTGCCGATGCCTTGCGGGTGGATGTGCTGAACGCCAACGGCAGCCTGATAGACAGCGTCACCGTCTACGGGCAGGAGACAACGTGGCGCACGCTGGACCTTAGCGCCGACGCCCGCGTGTACCTGCGGGCGGCCATTGGCAACAGCGCCGCCGTCAATTACAGCCTCAGCTTCCGCGCCATCCCGCAGCCCAACACCAGTTGGTCTGGCGTGACGGCGGCCGATGGCGCGGCCAGCCAGGTGCGCGTCAATTTCCCCAACGCCGGCTTGTACACCTTCGGCCTGGGGCAAAACAGCGGCCGTTACCAACTGCTGGTTAACGATGAATTTATCCAGAAAACGGTGGAGGATGACACGGCCGTGACCTACTTTGTGCCCGCCGGAGTCCATAACCTGGTCGTGGACCAGGATTCGGCCGTTGGCGCAGCCTGGAATGTGGTGATTAGCGGCCCAACGGCCGACAACGACGCCCTGCCCTATACCAAAGTGGGCGGTCAGCTTGGCGGCGACGGCAATGATTTCAGCCAAGAATGGCTGCCGATTCACGTCGGCGCGGAGATGTTGGCGAACGTAGTCATCACCATCACCGGCAGCGCCGCCGATGCCGTCTCGTTGCAATTGTGGGACGCCGTGACGACCACGACAACCCTGCCAGCCATCTACGGCACAGAAACTGTGTGGACGGCCGTCACCCTGCCGGCCGATGCCCGCCTGCGCCTGGTCGCCGCCGGTGGCAATGCCGCCGCCGTCAGCTACCAGATTGCCATTCAGGCCATCCCCCAACCCGCCTATGCCTGGTCGGGCGTCTCCCTGGAAAACGGCCTCCATTCCAACATTCTGGTAGACCTGTCGCTGGCCGGGACGTATCAATTGGCGGTGGTGATGGACGAAGGGTTTACCAACTTCGACATCAGCCCCTACCCACCCACGCGCATCGCCAACAGTTCCAGCTACACCGTCACCTTCTCCCGGCCGGCCGGGTTGTACAGCTTCACCAGTTTACAATCGGCCGGGTATGCCCGCACCACCTGGCAGGCATCGCTGAGTTTGTTATCGGCCGAAGCGCCGACGCTGACGGCGGTGACGCCGGAAGAAAGCAATGTGGGGCAGGTAACGGCCGTTACTCTGACCGGCAGCAACTTCATGGCCGGCCTGACGGTAGACCTGGTGCAAGGGGCGGCCACCTATGCCCTGGACAATGTGCTGGTGATTTCGGCCACGCAAGTCCTGGCCGACGTGCCGGGCAGCGTGCCGGAAGGCATCTACACGGTGCGCCTGACCAACCCGGATACACAAACGGCCGTGCTGACCAATGGCTTCACCGTTTACGGCGCACAGCCAAATGTGACCGGCGTCAGCCCAAACCGGGTGAAAATCAACAGTCTGGCGGTGGTAACGATTACCGGCTCCAACTTCCTGAACGGGGCGACGGTGACGCTGGCAGCGGGCAGCGCTAACTACCCACTGGAGAACGTGGTCTGGCTGACGGCTGGTGAGTTAACGGCCGTTGTGCCCGGCAGCGTGCCCGTTGGAACCTACGATGTGGTTGTAACCAATCCCAACAGCCAGAGCGGGCAGTTGGCCGGTGGTCTGACGGTGGAAGCCTATACGCTGCACCTGCCGCTTATCGTGAAATAA
- a CDS encoding RNA polymerase sigma factor — protein MMTFHDLYEQYAPDVYRFAFWLSGSAADADDITAETFVRAWAGSQKIRTETVKAYLFTIARNLYLKQAARARREVALDETLVAPLPEPDGQLARREVLTAVFRQLHQLSEADRTAFILRIQYELPYAEIARILAISEAAAKVKVHRARLKLTAVRRDYEEA, from the coding sequence ATGATGACCTTTCACGATTTGTATGAACAGTACGCCCCGGACGTTTACCGCTTTGCCTTCTGGCTCAGCGGCAGCGCCGCCGACGCCGACGATATTACCGCGGAGACATTTGTGCGCGCCTGGGCCGGCAGCCAGAAGATTCGTACGGAAACTGTCAAGGCGTATCTGTTCACTATCGCCCGCAATCTGTATCTTAAACAGGCCGCCCGCGCCAGACGAGAGGTGGCGCTGGATGAGACGCTGGTTGCCCCGCTGCCTGAACCTGACGGACAGTTGGCGAGACGCGAGGTGTTGACGGCCGTTTTCCGCCAGCTGCATCAGCTATCCGAAGCCGACCGCACCGCCTTCATCCTGCGCATCCAGTATGAACTGCCTTACGCCGAAATCGCCCGCATTCTGGCCATTTCGGAAGCGGCGGCCAAAGTAAAGGTTCACCGCGCCCGGCTCAAGCTAACGGCCGTGCGCCGTGACTATGAGGAAGCCTGA
- a CDS encoding N-6 DNA methylase, with the protein MIKSALPDSLESPHAFLDAVYEGLNYTDGTLLNAANLPKSESSEDITWVEKGDWLSLAQTVGAEKIFFVNNDPVIVFCTSQENDDATLLNIFRRVWCMARPHYLFIAVPGELKVYSLNNYPAQTVSEWENIQPLAVVRQIAGVSHVLFQYRRELIESGQVFRDKSAEKAGRRADRRLILDLKAVRLNLLALDKKVKQRHIHAVIGRSIFVRYLEDRGILTPDYFRQVAENRSHPKWKAEWLRILETPESGVIFSNNEDRRYTRVLRNKDFTYALFNQLAEHFNGDMFPRDVNEESEITQGHLDLLRGFLLGNADFRQPKLFLWAYDFEIIPIELISSIYEEFYHKSSIKDKGTHYTPSVLVEYVLSQILTPERLATKPRILDFACGSAIFLVQAFRRIVRYRESLSRKPLSAAELRQILREQITGIEINEEAIHVAAFSLYLALLHYQEPKDILAQIEQTNGEKPLPYLIFDPKYPADSTHYHVLYQANTFGLLNSEKEFIRGYLDQNDRFAGRAEFVELLNSPDTLPFSPHSFDVIVGNPPWGYLKQNEGTRELHAAQEQAQRWCRVFDWSIGDNELSQAFIARTSILLKGDGECGLLVSYGVLLKRHEKSLQFRQRWLSENTIHQVVNFFHVRDAFFSGAISPFSFVQYKPGEADFDHFVQYWSAKKTEFVDNMQTVVLSLPDLHRIRQCDLEENDWLWKTYWWGNHNDAKLVNTLTLNSSLQDLASVQKWPEPRRGYEQARDTAKSYPSNWLKKYRELPVPKFKRYGSVMQHLLDFTPDEVRAHGSQDVYAGWRLLVKQGITQASGADGLIDTRLENEAYCYQSSIYGINVDNALDWQRKVLTAILWSSLIRYYFFMTAGSWGTWRHKIYLYELMNTPIRLPNNLDLREKIVSIVDELRDWDPTPQSTINPDGLSAEEIRNRRNFLENRLDETIFDLYELNESERDLILDMCETGLEFFYRGGSSEAVKPVEPYPNVQQGTLAHLHGNREMERGLEGYLYAFLRTWNRELESLGGEFRWRIIRPSRAPMLAVIFSTQEYNETLPAIEGADEDEWQALLKRLNETLRQPVSSQIYIEGMVRAVTDTDIFIIKRNERRLWTRSLAREDAEATLLQAINMQESVK; encoded by the coding sequence ATGATTAAATCGGCTTTGCCTGATTCACTGGAATCACCACACGCGTTTCTAGACGCTGTTTACGAAGGTCTCAACTACACCGATGGGACGCTGTTGAACGCTGCCAATTTGCCCAAATCCGAATCATCAGAGGATATAACCTGGGTAGAAAAAGGTGATTGGTTATCCCTTGCTCAAACTGTTGGCGCAGAAAAAATCTTTTTCGTCAACAACGATCCAGTCATCGTTTTCTGTACCTCTCAAGAAAACGATGACGCGACATTGCTAAATATCTTTCGCCGTGTTTGGTGCATGGCGCGTCCCCACTATCTGTTTATTGCCGTGCCCGGCGAGTTAAAGGTATACAGCCTCAATAATTATCCGGCGCAAACTGTTTCCGAGTGGGAAAACATTCAGCCGTTAGCTGTTGTCCGCCAAATAGCCGGCGTAAGCCATGTACTCTTTCAATATCGCCGCGAACTTATAGAATCCGGCCAAGTTTTCCGGGACAAAAGCGCTGAAAAAGCAGGACGCCGCGCCGATAGACGTCTTATTTTGGATTTAAAGGCTGTTCGTCTCAATCTCCTTGCGCTTGATAAAAAGGTTAAGCAAAGGCATATCCATGCTGTTATTGGCCGCTCTATTTTTGTTCGCTATCTTGAAGATCGCGGGATATTAACTCCTGACTATTTCAGGCAGGTGGCAGAAAACAGAAGCCACCCAAAGTGGAAAGCTGAATGGTTGCGAATTTTAGAAACCCCGGAATCAGGGGTTATCTTTTCCAATAATGAAGATCGGCGTTATACCCGTGTGCTGCGGAATAAAGATTTCACTTATGCTCTTTTTAATCAACTGGCTGAACATTTTAATGGCGACATGTTTCCGCGGGACGTTAACGAAGAAAGCGAGATTACACAAGGGCATCTAGATTTACTGCGAGGATTCCTGTTAGGTAACGCTGATTTCCGACAACCCAAATTGTTTCTTTGGGCGTATGATTTCGAGATTATTCCTATCGAATTGATTAGCAGCATCTACGAAGAGTTCTATCATAAATCAAGCATCAAAGATAAAGGAACCCATTATACGCCCAGTGTTCTGGTCGAATATGTTCTATCGCAAATCCTGACCCCTGAACGATTGGCAACAAAGCCTCGCATATTGGATTTTGCCTGTGGCTCGGCTATTTTTCTGGTTCAGGCTTTCCGGCGTATCGTTCGCTACCGAGAAAGCTTGTCCCGGAAACCATTAAGTGCTGCCGAACTGCGCCAAATCCTCCGCGAACAAATAACTGGTATTGAAATCAACGAGGAAGCCATTCACGTCGCCGCCTTTAGTTTATATCTGGCTCTACTCCATTATCAGGAACCAAAAGATATTTTAGCGCAGATTGAACAGACCAATGGGGAAAAACCGTTACCCTATTTGATTTTTGATCCCAAGTATCCCGCAGATTCAACACATTATCATGTTCTGTATCAGGCCAACACCTTTGGCCTATTGAACTCAGAAAAAGAATTCATCAGGGGTTATTTAGATCAAAACGACCGCTTTGCCGGCCGCGCTGAGTTTGTCGAATTGTTGAATTCTCCCGATACGCTGCCTTTTTCGCCACACTCTTTTGACGTTATTGTTGGCAACCCACCGTGGGGTTACTTGAAACAGAATGAAGGCACACGAGAGCTTCATGCTGCCCAGGAACAGGCGCAGCGATGGTGTCGCGTATTCGATTGGTCAATTGGCGATAATGAACTGTCTCAAGCCTTTATTGCCCGCACGTCAATTTTGTTGAAAGGTGATGGGGAGTGCGGCCTACTTGTATCCTATGGTGTGTTGCTAAAACGCCATGAAAAAAGTTTGCAGTTTCGTCAGCGTTGGTTGTCCGAAAACACGATTCATCAAGTGGTGAATTTCTTCCATGTGCGTGACGCATTTTTTAGTGGCGCCATATCACCCTTCTCTTTTGTTCAATACAAGCCGGGAGAAGCTGATTTTGATCATTTTGTCCAGTACTGGTCAGCCAAGAAAACAGAATTTGTAGACAATATGCAAACAGTTGTCTTGAGTTTGCCAGATTTGCATCGCATACGACAATGTGATTTGGAGGAAAACGACTGGCTTTGGAAAACTTATTGGTGGGGAAATCATAACGACGCAAAATTAGTAAATACTCTAACTTTAAATAGTTCACTTCAAGACTTAGCAAGTGTTCAGAAATGGCCAGAACCTAGAAGAGGGTATGAGCAAGCTCGTGACACAGCTAAAAGTTATCCTAGCAACTGGTTAAAAAAATACAGAGAACTGCCCGTCCCCAAATTTAAAAGGTATGGCTCCGTCATGCAACACTTATTGGATTTTACACCTGACGAAGTTAGAGCTCACGGCAGCCAAGACGTATACGCGGGTTGGAGGTTATTAGTTAAGCAAGGTATTACTCAAGCATCTGGTGCAGATGGATTAATTGATACGCGGCTTGAAAATGAAGCGTATTGCTATCAAAGTTCCATATATGGGATTAATGTTGATAATGCACTAGATTGGCAAAGAAAGGTCTTAACCGCAATATTGTGGTCTTCCTTAATAAGGTACTATTTCTTTATGACCGCTGGCTCATGGGGAACATGGCGTCATAAAATATACTTATATGAGCTAATGAACACCCCAATCCGACTACCGAACAATTTGGACTTAAGAGAAAAAATCGTGTCAATTGTTGACGAGCTAAGAGATTGGGATCCAACACCTCAGAGCACCATTAATCCAGATGGATTATCGGCAGAAGAAATCAGAAACAGGCGAAATTTTTTAGAAAACCGGCTGGATGAAACGATCTTTGACCTTTATGAACTCAATGAATCTGAACGTGATCTAATTCTGGATATGTGCGAAACAGGGTTGGAGTTTTTCTATCGTGGCGGCAGCAGTGAGGCAGTCAAGCCAGTTGAACCATATCCTAATGTACAACAAGGTACGCTGGCTCATTTGCATGGCAACCGGGAAATGGAACGTGGGCTAGAAGGGTATCTTTACGCTTTTCTGCGAACATGGAACCGGGAGTTAGAATCTCTTGGTGGAGAATTCAGGTGGCGAATCATTCGTCCCAGCCGTGCGCCTATGCTGGCTGTCATTTTTTCCACCCAAGAATACAACGAAACCTTGCCAGCCATTGAGGGAGCAGATGAAGATGAGTGGCAGGCGCTGCTAAAACGATTAAATGAGACATTACGGCAGCCGGTCAGCTCGCAAATTTACATTGAAGGTATGGTACGCGCCGTGACCGACACCGATATATTTATTATCAAACGCAATGAGCGGCGCTTGTGGACACGCAGTCTTGCCCGCGAAGATGCCGAAGCAACATTATTGCAAGCTATAAATATGCAAGAATCTGTCAAATAA